A genomic region of Anaerolineales bacterium contains the following coding sequences:
- the greA gene encoding transcription elongation factor GreA, giving the protein MSTEYLTKQGFKKLQDELDMLRNVRRKEIAERLREAAENSLGEFVEDPEFEAAKNEQSFVEGRIKELEILLANATLIEEHKGRRKSDVVEIGSKVTIQQGRRKPEEYMIVGAAEANPREGKISHESPLGSALLGKKEGDKADIDAPSGAFSVKITKVI; this is encoded by the coding sequence ATGTCTACTGAGTATTTGACCAAGCAAGGCTTCAAAAAACTGCAAGACGAGCTGGATATGCTGCGCAATGTACGCCGCAAGGAGATCGCCGAGCGCCTGCGCGAGGCGGCCGAAAACAGCTTGGGTGAGTTTGTTGAAGACCCTGAGTTTGAGGCCGCCAAGAACGAGCAATCCTTTGTTGAAGGCCGCATCAAAGAATTGGAAATTCTGCTCGCCAATGCGACCCTGATCGAAGAGCACAAGGGCCGCCGCAAGAGCGACGTAGTGGAGATCGGCAGCAAGGTCACCATCCAGCAGGGCCGCCGTAAGCCCGAGGAGTACATGATCGTGGGAGCGGCAGAAGCTAACCCGCGCGAAGGCAAGATCAGCCATGAGAGCCCGCTGGGGAGCGCGCTGCTGGGTAAGAAGGAAGGCGACAAGGCCGATATCGACGCGCCGTCTGGTGCCTTCTCGGTAAAGATTACCAAAGTAATCTAA
- a CDS encoding peptidylprolyl isomerase: MEIDPAKSYTATITTDKGDMVIKLFATEVPNTVNNFVFLARQGYYDGTTFHRVIGNFMVQGGDPTGSGMGGPGYKFADEFHPSLRHSKRGILSMANAGPNTNGSQFFITHGPTPHLDNRHAVFGELIAGEDVLMAIPERDPSRGGPAGQLISITIQES, translated from the coding sequence ATGGAAATTGACCCCGCCAAGAGCTACACCGCCACCATCACCACCGACAAGGGCGATATGGTCATCAAGCTGTTTGCCACCGAGGTGCCCAACACCGTCAACAACTTTGTATTCCTGGCGCGCCAGGGCTACTATGATGGCACCACCTTTCACCGCGTGATCGGCAACTTCATGGTGCAAGGCGGCGACCCGACCGGCAGCGGTATGGGCGGCCCCGGCTACAAATTCGCCGATGAGTTCCACCCCAGCCTGCGCCACAGCAAGCGCGGCATCCTCTCGATGGCTAATGCCGGGCCTAACACCAACGGTTCGCAGTTCTTCATCACGCACGGCCCCACCCCGCACCTGGACAATCGCCACGCGGTGTTCGGTGAGCTGATCGCGGGCGAGGATGTGCTCATGGCCATCCCGGAGCGTGACCCCAGCCGCGGCGGCCCGGCCGGCCAATTGATCTCCATCACGATCCAGGAGAGCTAG
- the serS gene encoding serine--tRNA ligase, protein MLDINLIRETPDVVKAGLVKRNMDPALVDTAASLDARRRELLVQVEALKAERNAVSKEISTMQDKAAKEARIADMRAVGDKIGALDTELAAIDADFEATISVIPNIVEERVPAGGEENNIVAKEWGDKPSFDFEAKPHWELGEQLGIIDFEAGVRVTGSRFYVLSGAGARLQRALISWMLDLHSRQGYTEKYTPFMVKGATLYGAGQLPKFKDNLYKDAEEDLYMIPTAEVPLTGLHMGEILAEEQLPLRYTAYSPCFRREKMSAGRDVRGIKRGHQFDKVEMYKFTTPEQSEAEFEQMVADAEVTCQALGLPYRLLLKAAGDTSESAHISYDIEIWAAGCNEWLEVSSISKVGDFQARRAGIKYRAAGEKGSRFLHTINGSGLGLPRTLIGVLENYQQADGSVIVPEVLRPWMGGIERIAAGE, encoded by the coding sequence ATGTTGGACATCAATCTCATTCGTGAAACTCCCGATGTAGTCAAGGCCGGGCTGGTAAAGCGCAACATGGATCCGGCGCTGGTGGACACTGCCGCCAGCCTGGATGCGCGCCGCCGTGAGCTGCTGGTGCAGGTAGAGGCGCTGAAGGCCGAGCGCAACGCCGTCTCCAAAGAGATCAGCACCATGCAAGACAAGGCCGCTAAAGAAGCGCGTATTGCAGATATGCGTGCTGTAGGTGACAAAATCGGTGCGTTGGATACAGAATTGGCGGCAATCGATGCCGATTTTGAAGCGACTATCTCTGTTATCCCCAATATTGTCGAGGAGCGCGTGCCTGCTGGCGGCGAAGAGAACAACATCGTCGCCAAGGAGTGGGGTGATAAACCCAGCTTTGATTTCGAGGCCAAGCCGCACTGGGAACTGGGTGAGCAACTCGGCATCATTGATTTTGAGGCCGGCGTGCGCGTCACCGGCAGCCGCTTCTACGTGCTCAGTGGTGCTGGCGCCCGCTTGCAGCGCGCCCTCATCTCGTGGATGCTGGACCTGCACTCCCGCCAGGGCTACACCGAGAAATACACGCCCTTCATGGTAAAGGGCGCCACGCTGTACGGCGCCGGGCAGCTGCCCAAGTTCAAGGACAATCTCTACAAGGATGCCGAGGAAGACCTGTACATGATTCCTACGGCTGAAGTGCCTCTTACCGGCCTGCACATGGGCGAGATTCTGGCTGAGGAGCAGTTGCCGCTGCGCTATACGGCGTATTCACCGTGCTTCCGCCGCGAGAAGATGAGCGCCGGGCGCGATGTGCGCGGCATTAAGCGCGGCCACCAGTTCGACAAAGTGGAAATGTACAAGTTCACCACTCCCGAGCAGTCTGAGGCAGAATTTGAGCAGATGGTGGCGGATGCCGAGGTCACCTGCCAGGCGTTGGGCTTGCCGTACCGCTTGCTGCTGAAAGCGGCGGGCGATACCAGCGAATCGGCGCACATCAGCTACGACATTGAGATTTGGGCCGCCGGGTGCAACGAATGGCTCGAAGTTTCGTCTATATCTAAAGTAGGAGACTTCCAAGCGCGCCGTGCTGGTATCAAGTACCGTGCCGCCGGCGAAAAGGGCAGCCGCTTCCTGCACACCATCAACGGCTCCGGCCTGGGTCTGCCACGTACGCTCATTGGCGTGCTGGAGAATTACCAGCAGGCCGATGGCTCGGTGATCGTGCCTGAAGTGCTGCGCCCGTGGATGGGCGGCATTGAGCGCATCGCGGCGGGAGAGTAA
- a CDS encoding tyrosine-type recombinase/integrase has translation MKLSKALQGFELYLNARRYSEATLSDYRTALRKAVVFLDDPVVEKVTRHDLERFMAWLATEYQPAKRAGTDWRLSNKTLKNHWIAIRSFYNWAERDLNIARPDEKLEPPEVSSPDIQPFNEDEIVAILQNIDFSKQAATAGRASFRMALPDAARNRAIVLTLLDTGMRVSELTRLNIEDVDLEQGQITLHPHRSGRKTRGRTVFIGRKARMANWKLISESGAAVGPLFVNRSTGERLTRSGIQSSLDRIEGASGVANIYPHRFRHTFAIQYL, from the coding sequence GTGAAGCTTTCAAAGGCGTTGCAAGGCTTTGAGCTATATCTAAATGCACGAAGATATAGCGAAGCCACCCTGTCCGATTACAGAACTGCACTGAGAAAAGCCGTCGTCTTCCTCGATGACCCTGTGGTCGAGAAGGTGACGCGACATGACCTTGAGCGCTTCATGGCCTGGTTGGCCACAGAATATCAACCAGCCAAGCGCGCCGGCACCGACTGGCGCCTAAGCAACAAGACGCTCAAAAACCATTGGATTGCTATTCGTTCTTTTTATAACTGGGCTGAGCGAGATCTCAATATAGCCCGCCCTGATGAGAAGCTGGAGCCGCCGGAGGTTTCTTCGCCCGACATCCAGCCTTTCAATGAGGATGAGATCGTAGCGATTTTGCAGAACATCGATTTCAGCAAGCAGGCGGCAACCGCCGGCAGAGCAAGCTTCCGAATGGCGCTGCCTGACGCTGCGCGCAACCGAGCCATCGTACTGACGCTCCTGGACACCGGGATGCGCGTCAGTGAACTCACCCGCCTGAACATTGAAGATGTCGATCTCGAGCAGGGGCAGATCACGCTACACCCCCATCGCAGCGGCCGCAAGACGCGCGGCCGCACTGTGTTTATTGGTCGCAAGGCACGGATGGCAAATTGGAAACTGATCAGCGAAAGCGGGGCTGCTGTAGGCCCGCTGTTTGTCAATCGCAGCACCGGCGAGCGGCTCACGCGCTCCGGCATTCAGAGCTCGCTTGACCGCATCGAGGGAGCCTCGGGTGTGGCCAATATCTATCCGCATCGGTTTCGCCACACCTTCGCGATCCAGTACTTATGA
- a CDS encoding VTT domain-containing protein, with product MAARPGALKLWRALALVAVVGISLAIFFLPREYTDKLQALGYPGLFLITLISYATVFLPAPAALIVFSMGAHLPPLGVALAAGSGAALGELTGYLAGFSGQAAIENTAAYQRMVGWMQRNGPLTVFTLAAVPNPLVDLSGIAAGALRMPLPKFLLFCWLGQVLKMLAFAAAGAGLFTLPYFAE from the coding sequence ATGGCAGCGCGCCCCGGCGCTTTGAAGCTGTGGCGCGCCTTGGCGCTGGTGGCGGTGGTGGGCATCAGCCTGGCCATCTTCTTCCTGCCACGTGAATACACGGACAAGTTACAGGCCCTGGGTTACCCGGGCCTGTTTCTCATTACGCTGATCTCGTATGCCACCGTGTTCCTGCCCGCCCCGGCCGCGCTGATTGTGTTCTCAATGGGCGCGCACCTGCCGCCGCTGGGCGTAGCCCTGGCGGCGGGCAGCGGCGCGGCCCTCGGCGAGCTGACTGGTTACCTGGCCGGCTTTAGCGGCCAGGCCGCCATCGAGAACACCGCCGCCTACCAGCGCATGGTAGGCTGGATGCAGCGCAACGGCCCGCTGACCGTGTTTACCCTGGCGGCGGTACCCAACCCGTTGGTCGACCTCAGCGGAATTGCCGCCGGTGCGCTACGCATGCCGCTGCCCAAGTTCCTATTGTTCTGCTGGCTTGGCCAGGTGCTCAAAATGCTTGCCTTCGCCGCCGCAGGCGCAGGGCTGTTTACGCTGCCATATTTTGCGGAGTAG
- a CDS encoding extracellular solute-binding protein, producing MNRFFLRVLPAAVVALGLSACASLTASLVPTPSTTAAAVAVVSTLQPTSPSTERALTLTLWLPPQYDPNAGSLAAGMLQTRLDEFTGQHPQALINPRLKDELGTGGLLESLRRAQSAAPLALPDLVLLPASLLPQAVEAGLVQAQQPLNEDDWYAFATALASVNEQTYGRPFMADALVAAHRSTAIAQVPPNWLRLMDTRIALGFAAADPQARFIVLQLLSLPTEGDYTISEVQLLEVFDFLSTGQARGVFPFWLTQYQSNEQTWQAFSEGRLPMVTAWTSQVFANRQGEVSGAPLPTQNGQPFTLVRGWVWVITTQNPERVALAHELIEFLTTPEFLAQYSAAAALLPPRPSALAAWAPDANQALASQLVTNAHPLPDQLTLERWGSALSEAVVAVLKQELSAADAVNRVRDTFIP from the coding sequence ATGAACCGCTTCTTCCTCCGCGTGCTGCCCGCCGCTGTTGTAGCGCTGGGCCTATCGGCCTGTGCCAGCCTCACCGCCAGCCTGGTGCCCACGCCCAGCACCACTGCAGCAGCGGTGGCCGTTGTGAGCACGCTGCAACCCACCAGCCCCAGCACCGAACGCGCCCTCACGCTGACGCTGTGGCTGCCGCCCCAATACGACCCCAACGCCGGCAGCCTGGCCGCCGGCATGCTGCAAACCCGCCTGGACGAATTCACCGGCCAGCACCCGCAGGCGCTGATCAACCCGCGCCTCAAGGATGAACTGGGGACCGGTGGCCTACTCGAATCCTTGCGCCGCGCCCAAAGCGCCGCGCCGCTGGCCTTGCCGGATCTGGTGCTGCTTCCCGCCAGCCTGTTGCCACAAGCCGTGGAGGCAGGCCTGGTGCAAGCGCAGCAGCCCCTAAACGAAGACGACTGGTACGCTTTCGCTACCGCGCTGGCCAGCGTGAACGAACAAACCTATGGCCGCCCATTCATGGCCGATGCGCTGGTCGCCGCGCACCGCAGCACCGCCATCGCTCAGGTGCCGCCCAACTGGCTGCGCCTGATGGATACGCGCATCGCGCTGGGCTTTGCCGCCGCCGACCCGCAGGCGCGCTTTATCGTGTTGCAGTTGCTTTCATTGCCCACTGAGGGTGACTACACCATCAGCGAGGTCCAACTGCTGGAAGTGTTTGATTTCCTGTCCACTGGCCAGGCGCGCGGCGTGTTTCCCTTCTGGTTGACCCAATACCAGAGCAATGAGCAAACCTGGCAAGCCTTCAGCGAAGGCCGCCTGCCGATGGTGACCGCCTGGACCAGCCAGGTGTTCGCCAATCGCCAGGGCGAAGTGAGCGGCGCGCCGCTGCCCACCCAAAACGGCCAGCCCTTCACGCTGGTGCGCGGCTGGGTGTGGGTGATCACAACCCAAAACCCTGAGCGCGTGGCGTTGGCGCACGAGTTGATCGAATTCCTGACCACGCCAGAGTTCCTGGCACAATACAGTGCCGCGGCAGCGCTCTTGCCGCCGCGGCCAAGTGCCCTGGCCGCCTGGGCGCCCGATGCCAACCAGGCCCTCGCCAGCCAACTGGTGACCAATGCGCACCCCCTGCCCGACCAGCTCACCTTGGAGCGTTGGGGCAGCGCCCTCTCCGAAGCCGTGGTGGCGGTGCTCAAGCAGGAGCTGAGCGCTGCCGATGCGGTCAACCGAGTGCGCGATACCTTCATCCCCTAA
- the udk gene encoding uridine kinase, with protein sequence MPVPLVIGVAGGSGSGKTTVAQAIVQRATPGSVAYIQHDSYYKDLSKLEPAQRKTTNFDHPNSLESELMVEHIRQLKDGNSVQVPSYDFTTHTRRAESQTVEPRPIVLVEGILLYVEPELREICDVKLFVDTDADLRFIRRLQRDINERGRTTESVIQQYFATVRPMHLEFVEPSKRYADLIIPYGGFNQVALEFVLARIEARLREYKKEVSH encoded by the coding sequence ATGCCCGTTCCCCTCGTCATCGGTGTGGCCGGCGGCTCCGGCTCCGGCAAAACCACGGTAGCCCAGGCCATCGTCCAGCGAGCCACCCCGGGCAGCGTCGCCTACATCCAGCACGACTCGTATTACAAAGATCTCAGCAAGCTGGAGCCGGCCCAGCGCAAAACCACCAACTTTGACCATCCCAATTCGCTGGAAAGCGAGTTGATGGTGGAGCACATCCGCCAGCTCAAAGACGGCAACAGCGTGCAGGTGCCCAGCTATGATTTCACTACACACACCCGCCGCGCCGAGAGCCAGACCGTAGAGCCGCGCCCGATCGTGCTGGTGGAGGGCATCTTGCTGTACGTCGAGCCGGAGCTGCGGGAAATATGCGACGTCAAGCTGTTCGTGGACACCGATGCTGACCTGCGTTTCATCCGCCGCCTGCAGCGTGACATCAACGAGCGCGGCCGCACCACCGAAAGCGTCATCCAGCAGTACTTTGCCACTGTGCGCCCGATGCACTTGGAATTTGTAGAGCCCTCCAAGCGCTATGCGGATCTGATCATCCCCTATGGCGGCTTCAACCAAGTGGCCTTGGAGTTTGTGCTGGCGCGTATCGAAGCGCGTTTGCGCGAATATAAAAAAGAAGTATCTCACTAG
- a CDS encoding peptidoglycan DD-metalloendopeptidase family protein produces the protein MPRKPKPPHTPDLDAPAAAGAAAAPLPASSAPAQDATAAAPPADLTAAPAAGKATRLQGALRRYGKIAMIAVVALGVVLLMNTVAAGMQAGQQADFRSTAVALAQTTIDAATGGEASALMPSYGLAADFNQGITRLASMDTIIPSRARVDILQYTVERGDTLFGLADLYGLKPESILWFNYDVLQDNPSEIAPGLVLNIPPVDGMLVTYRAGESLNAIAENASYSTTVTAQDIINWPGNNLDPYETDPDNPNIPDGFQLIIPNGSRLLRDWGPPAITRANAATAAYYGPGACGAIYEGAVGNGTFRWPSVATYLSGYDYTPPTHNGIDIAGAEGNAVYATDGGVVVYAGWSNYGYGNLVVIDHGSGWQSAYAHLNSYAVGCGQSVSQGMVIGGVGNTGNSSGAHLHFELYSSIYGKVNPWDFLFIP, from the coding sequence ATGCCGAGAAAACCCAAGCCCCCCCATACGCCAGATCTGGATGCGCCGGCCGCGGCCGGTGCGGCCGCAGCTCCGCTGCCCGCCTCCAGCGCGCCAGCACAAGATGCTACGGCTGCGGCTCCGCCCGCGGATCTTACTGCCGCGCCAGCCGCAGGTAAAGCGACGCGCCTGCAAGGCGCCCTTCGCCGTTATGGCAAGATTGCCATGATCGCAGTGGTGGCACTGGGCGTGGTATTGCTAATGAACACCGTGGCGGCTGGCATGCAAGCCGGCCAGCAGGCTGATTTCCGCTCCACTGCGGTGGCGCTGGCACAAACGACGATCGATGCCGCCACCGGCGGCGAAGCCAGCGCGCTGATGCCCTCCTATGGGCTGGCCGCCGATTTCAACCAGGGTATCACCCGCCTGGCTTCGATGGATACGATCATCCCCAGCCGCGCCCGCGTGGATATCCTGCAATACACCGTGGAGCGCGGGGATACGCTGTTTGGTCTGGCCGATCTCTACGGCCTCAAACCCGAGAGCATTCTGTGGTTCAACTACGATGTGCTGCAAGACAACCCCAGCGAGATCGCGCCGGGCTTGGTGCTAAACATCCCCCCGGTGGACGGCATGCTCGTGACCTACCGCGCCGGCGAGAGCCTCAACGCCATCGCCGAAAATGCCAGCTACAGCACCACGGTCACGGCGCAAGACATCATCAATTGGCCCGGCAACAACCTCGATCCTTACGAGACGGACCCGGATAACCCGAACATTCCGGATGGCTTTCAGCTCATCATCCCCAATGGCTCGCGCCTGCTGCGTGACTGGGGCCCGCCGGCGATCACGCGTGCCAACGCCGCCACCGCGGCCTACTACGGCCCCGGCGCCTGTGGCGCTATCTACGAAGGCGCCGTGGGTAACGGCACCTTCCGCTGGCCGAGCGTCGCCACCTACCTCTCCGGCTATGACTACACGCCACCGACGCACAACGGCATCGACATCGCTGGCGCGGAAGGCAACGCGGTGTATGCCACCGATGGTGGTGTAGTGGTGTATGCCGGTTGGTCAAACTATGGCTATGGCAACTTGGTAGTCATCGACCATGGCAGCGGCTGGCAGTCCGCTTATGCTCACTTGAACAGTTACGCGGTGGGTTGTGGCCAGAGTGTCTCGCAGGGCATGGTGATTGGTGGCGTGGGCAACACCGGCAATTCCAGCGGCGCGCACTTGCACTTTGAGTTGTATAGCTCGATCTATGGCAAGGTAAATCCCTGGGATTTCTTGTTCATTCCGTAA
- a CDS encoding DUF456 domain-containing protein — MTEFSEVLANVLQVGLPLALMLVGLFGLIVPIFPGGVIIWIGTLFYGLAAGFTTWGWVFFAIITLLMVACSLVDNVLMGKEALRSGASWWSLFWAATAGVLGTLFFPPFGGLIGAPIGLAVSEWYRHRDWNKALKTTRGLAVGWSWSFLARFGIGVVMILVWGLWVWSNAAA; from the coding sequence GTGACTGAGTTTTCTGAGGTGCTGGCAAACGTTTTACAAGTGGGCTTGCCGCTGGCGCTGATGCTGGTGGGCTTGTTTGGGCTAATTGTGCCCATCTTCCCCGGTGGCGTCATCATCTGGATCGGCACGCTGTTCTACGGCTTGGCGGCTGGCTTCACCACCTGGGGATGGGTGTTCTTCGCCATCATCACCTTGTTGATGGTGGCCTGCTCGCTGGTGGACAACGTGCTGATGGGCAAGGAAGCCCTGCGCAGCGGCGCCTCATGGTGGAGCCTGTTTTGGGCCGCCACTGCCGGCGTGCTGGGCACGCTGTTCTTCCCACCCTTTGGCGGCCTCATCGGTGCGCCGATTGGCCTGGCCGTCTCAGAGTGGTATCGCCACCGCGATTGGAATAAGGCGCTCAAGACCACGCGCGGTCTGGCGGTGGGCTGGAGCTGGTCTTTCCTGGCGCGCTTTGGTATTGGTGTCGTGATGATCCTGGTGTGGGGCTTGTGGGTGTGGAGCAACGCCGCGGCCTAG
- the lysS gene encoding lysine--tRNA ligase, whose amino-acid sequence MSDEQQFTELERLRLAKLEALRQQGTDPFPPRVERTHTTAQALAAFEAGGEQPLAATVVGRIRSMRLMGKLAFAHVEDGQGRLQLFLRADDFGADNLQHFKDYFDLGDFVEAQGEMFRTKAGEVSLNVRSLRMISKALTPLPAAKDEVVDGEVVRHATLADPETRYRQRYADLAVNPQVREVFKTRAAILRSLREFLDKHDFLEVETPVLQPVYGGAAARPFVTHHNQLKQDLYLRISFELYLKRLLVGGMERVYEIGRDFRNEGVDRTHNPEFTMLEFYMAYADYRRVMEFTEEMINFVGKQVLGGSKLTYQGNEIDLANAWPRITIADAVHEFAGIDINQHPNAASLAAAMKAKDYKVRVGGSRGKLIEDLVGDHVEPRLIQPTFLYDYPREVSPLAKSHPEDAQTVERFEGYVGGFELCNAFSELNDPLDQQARFEEMGRSLKADDEDLHPVDEDYLRAMRYGMPPNGGFGMGIDRITMLFTDQPNIREVILFPHLRKRCEGE is encoded by the coding sequence ATGAGTGACGAACAACAATTTACTGAACTTGAACGCCTGCGCTTAGCCAAACTGGAAGCCTTACGCCAGCAGGGCACTGATCCCTTCCCGCCACGCGTAGAGCGCACGCACACCACGGCGCAGGCGCTGGCCGCCTTTGAAGCCGGCGGCGAGCAGCCGCTGGCCGCCACCGTGGTGGGGCGCATTCGCTCCATGCGCTTGATGGGCAAGCTGGCCTTCGCCCATGTGGAAGATGGCCAGGGCCGCCTGCAGTTGTTCCTGCGCGCGGATGATTTTGGCGCCGACAATTTGCAGCACTTCAAAGACTATTTTGACCTGGGCGATTTTGTAGAAGCGCAGGGCGAAATGTTCCGCACCAAAGCGGGCGAGGTTTCGCTGAATGTACGCAGCCTGCGCATGATCTCCAAGGCGCTCACACCGCTGCCCGCGGCCAAAGACGAAGTCGTAGACGGCGAGGTAGTGCGCCACGCCACGCTGGCCGACCCTGAGACACGCTACCGCCAGCGCTATGCTGACCTGGCCGTGAACCCGCAGGTGCGCGAGGTGTTCAAGACACGCGCCGCCATCCTGCGCTCGCTGCGCGAGTTTCTGGACAAGCACGATTTCTTAGAGGTCGAAACGCCGGTCTTGCAACCGGTGTATGGCGGCGCTGCGGCGCGCCCCTTCGTTACGCACCACAACCAGCTCAAGCAAGACCTGTACCTGCGTATCTCGTTTGAGCTATATCTCAAGCGGCTGCTGGTGGGCGGTATGGAGCGTGTGTACGAGATCGGGCGCGACTTCCGCAATGAAGGCGTAGACCGCACGCACAACCCTGAGTTCACCATGCTTGAGTTTTACATGGCCTATGCCGATTATCGCCGCGTGATGGAATTCACCGAAGAGATGATCAACTTTGTGGGCAAGCAAGTGTTGGGTGGCAGCAAGCTCACTTATCAGGGTAACGAGATCGATCTGGCCAATGCCTGGCCGCGCATCACGATCGCTGATGCGGTGCACGAGTTCGCCGGCATTGACATCAATCAGCATCCTAATGCCGCCAGTCTGGCCGCCGCCATGAAGGCCAAAGACTACAAGGTGCGCGTGGGCGGCAGCCGCGGCAAGCTCATCGAAGACCTGGTGGGCGACCATGTGGAGCCCCGGTTGATCCAGCCCACCTTCTTGTACGACTATCCGCGTGAGGTATCGCCGCTGGCCAAGAGCCACCCGGAGGATGCCCAGACCGTGGAGCGCTTTGAGGGCTACGTGGGCGGCTTCGAGTTGTGCAACGCCTTCAGCGAGCTCAATGACCCGCTCGACCAGCAGGCGCGCTTCGAAGAGATGGGCCGCAGCCTGAAAGCGGACGACGAAGACTTGCACCCGGTAGACGAAGATTATCTGCGCGCCATGCGCTACGGTATGCCGCCCAACGGTGGCTTTGGCATGGGCATTGACCGCATCACGATGTTGTTCACTGACCAGCCCAACATCCGCGAGGTCATCTTGTTTCCGCACCTACGCAAGCGCTGCGAGGGTGAATAG
- a CDS encoding glycosyltransferase — MRIAMLSYHASPLASLGSAKSGGMNVYVGELSRQLAARGHTVDVFTRGPHAERPLGERARVISLPAGPDEEMPVQDLAAFIPEFLAGVRRFAADELATTGRQAYDVVHAHYWLSGLIGMHLKQEWGVPLVLMFHTLGLVKNRIAALGVQESAARIRGERRAMQAADAVIAATPVERAELQWLYELHSDKVHVIPPGVDLQRFKPLEKAAACKLLGWDCAERHLLFVGRIEALKGIDTLIRSLHFVREAAPAWPLRVHIVGGDLEGSQHALDSELARLRAVTRALGLQDQVDFLGSRSQDTLPLYYAAADALVMPSYSESFGMVALEAMACARPVIASSVGGLRYLVQDGLTGYHVREGDAPQLAGRILRLLGDPARLERMGAAARREAQRYAWSRTADAVQAVYRQLLAAQAAGR, encoded by the coding sequence CTGCGTATTGCCATGCTTTCGTACCATGCCAGCCCGCTGGCGTCGTTAGGCAGCGCCAAGAGCGGCGGCATGAACGTCTACGTGGGCGAGCTGAGCCGCCAGTTGGCCGCCCGCGGCCACACGGTGGATGTGTTCACGCGTGGGCCGCACGCCGAGCGCCCCCTGGGTGAGCGGGCGCGGGTGATCTCGCTACCGGCAGGGCCAGACGAAGAGATGCCTGTGCAAGATCTGGCCGCTTTCATCCCTGAGTTCCTGGCGGGCGTGCGCCGGTTTGCTGCAGACGAGCTTGCCACCACTGGCCGCCAGGCCTATGACGTGGTGCACGCCCATTACTGGCTTTCCGGCTTGATCGGTATGCACCTCAAGCAGGAGTGGGGCGTGCCGCTGGTCTTGATGTTTCATACGCTTGGCTTGGTTAAGAATCGCATTGCTGCGTTAGGTGTGCAGGAGAGTGCGGCGCGCATTCGCGGCGAGCGGCGCGCGATGCAGGCTGCCGATGCCGTCATTGCCGCTACGCCCGTCGAGCGGGCAGAGCTGCAATGGTTGTATGAGTTGCATAGCGACAAGGTGCACGTCATCCCGCCCGGCGTGGATCTGCAGCGCTTCAAGCCGCTGGAGAAGGCCGCGGCCTGCAAACTGCTGGGCTGGGATTGTGCCGAGCGTCATTTGCTGTTTGTGGGCCGTATCGAAGCGCTGAAGGGCATTGATACTTTGATCCGCAGCCTGCACTTCGTGCGCGAGGCCGCGCCGGCCTGGCCGCTACGCGTGCACATCGTAGGCGGCGATCTGGAAGGCAGTCAGCATGCCTTGGATAGCGAGCTGGCCCGCCTGCGCGCCGTCACGCGCGCCCTCGGCCTGCAAGACCAGGTGGATTTCCTGGGCAGCCGCAGCCAGGATACGCTGCCGCTGTACTATGCCGCCGCCGATGCACTGGTAATGCCGTCGTACTCGGAGTCCTTTGGCATGGTGGCACTGGAAGCGATGGCCTGCGCCCGCCCGGTGATCGCCTCGAGCGTGGGCGGGCTGCGTTACCTGGTGCAGGATGGGCTCACCGGCTACCATGTGCGCGAGGGGGATGCACCCCAACTGGCCGGGCGCATTCTGCGCCTGCTGGGGGATCCGGCGCGCCTGGAGCGCATGGGCGCCGCGGCCCGCCGTGAGGCGCAGCGCTACGCCTGGAGCCGCACCGCCGACGCGGTGCAGGCTGTGTATAGGCAACTGCTGGCAGCTCAAGCGGCTGGGCGCTAG